A part of Capsicum annuum cultivar UCD-10X-F1 chromosome 6, UCD10Xv1.1, whole genome shotgun sequence genomic DNA contains:
- the LOC107875566 gene encoding ankyrin repeat-containing protein At5g02620 gives MEGSMPPKTMKKQLTGKREDTVLHKLARAGNLVEVRGIIDNTGEEELAELLVKQNSAGETPLYVAAEYGYCELVKEMIKYYDLVAAGIKARNGFDALHIAAKQGDLDVVKVLMSVHPELSMTVDVANTTALHSAANQGHIQVVNYLLEAEGSLATIAKSNGKTALHSAARNGHVLVVKALLNKEAGIASRMDKKGQTALHMAVKGQNLEVVEELTRADAKLINSVDTKGNTALHIAARKGRAQIVKFLLGQNETDTKAVNRSKETAIDTAEKMGQTNITVILQEAGVESARTIKPQTTNPARQLKQTVSDIKHEVHYQMEHTRQTRKRIHGIAKRIDKMHAEGLNNAINSTTVVAVLIATVAFAAIFSVPGQYIEYPEDVPPGHSLGEANIAPSPSFLIFFVFDSVALFISLAVVIVQTSIVVVESKAKKQMMAIINKLMWLACVLISVAFLALSYVVVGKNEKWLAIVVTIIGTAILVTTLGTMCYWVIMHRIESSNKRNIRKNSLASRSLSWSASVISDSDVLNNEYKKMYAI, from the exons ATGGAGGGATCCATGCCCCCGAAAACGATGAAGAAACAACTAACGGGGAAGCGTGAGGACACTGTGTTGCATAAATTGGCTAGAGCTGGAAATCTTGTTGAAGTAAGAGGGATTATCGATAACACGGGGGAGGAAGAATTGGCGGAGTTGTTGGTAAAGCAAAATTCAGCTGGAGAGACCCCTTTATATGTTGCAGCTGAATATGGTTATTGTGAGTTAGTTAAGGAGATGATCAAGTACTATGATCTTGTAGCTGCTGGAATCAAAGCAAGGAACGGATTTGACGCGTTGCACATTGCTGCTAAACAAGGGGATTTGG ATGTGGTGAAGGTACTAATGTCAGTACATCCTGAGCTCTCAATGACTGTTGATGTTGCAAATACAACAGCTTTGCATAGTGCAGCAAACCAAGGGCATATTCAGGTGGTGAATTATCTATTGGAGGCTGAGGGTAGTTTGGCCACTATTGCTAAAAGTAATGGGAAAACAGCCCTTCATTCTGCAGCAAGAAATGGACATGTGCTAGTGGTGAAAGCCCTTTTGAATAAGGAGGCAGGGATAGCGAGCCGGATGGATAAAAAGGGGCAGACTGCACTTCACATGGCTGTCAAGGGACAAAACCTTGAGGTTGTGGAGGAGCTGACTAGAGCAGACGCTAAGTTGATAAATAGCGTTGACACAAAGGGCAATACAGCATTGCACATTGCAGCTCGGAAAGGAAGAGCTCAG ATTGTTAAGTTTCTGCTTGGGCAGAATGAGACAGACACTAAAGCAGTCAATAGATCAAAGGAAACAGCCATTGACACTGCAGAGAAAATGGGACAGACCAATATTACAGTCATCCTACAGGAAGCTGGTGTAGAAAGCGCCAGAACCATCAAGCCTCAGACTACAAATCCCGCAAGACAGTTGAAACAAACAGTCAGTGACATAAAACATGAAGTGCACTATCAAATGGAACATACACGACAGACAAGAAAACGTATACATGGCATTGCCAAACGCATAGATAAAATGCACGCTGAAGGCCTTAACAACGCCATCAATTCTACCACAGTCGTAGCTGTACTCATTGCCACAGTTGCCTTCGCAGCAATTTTCTCTGTCCCAGGACAATACATCGAGTATCCAGAGGATGTTCCACCAGGCCATTCCCTTGGAGAAGCAAATATAGCTCCAAGTCCCTCATTTCTGATTTTCTTCGTGTTTGACTCTGTTGCCCTTTTTATCTCTCTTGCAGTTGTGATCGTTCAGACATCGATCGTGGTAGTTGAAAGCAAAGCAAAAAAGCAAATGATGGCAATCATAAACAAGCTTATGTGGTTAGCATGTGTGCTAATTTCAGTGGCTTTCTTGGCACTGTCTTATGTTGTGGTTGGTAAAAATGAGAAATGGCTGGCTATTGTAGTGACTATTATAGGAACAGCTATATTAGTTACAACATTAGGTACAATGTGTTATTGGGTCATAATGCATAGGATAGAGTCCTCCAACAAGAGGAACATTCGAAAGAACTCTCTGGCCAGCAGGTCCTTGTCCTGGTCTGCATCAGTCATCTCTGATTCTGATGTTCTAAATAATGAATACAAGAAAATGTATGCTATATAA
- the LOC107875565 gene encoding exocyst complex component EXO70H1 produces the protein MTGFFSSSKHSSPPHSSHKLSETLMEDTLKNVEPIIRRWDLDGSSSNLFQDRRAEVKQFLDAVIDLQHAMQFVVKESSSSQLLVRPQNLMQVAIKRLKKEFHIILSRNRYFLETESVSRGSTRSSGSDEDQGSEDDTAEIEARFAEVSIDEGEKVSVATDLKAIADCMIEAGYGKECAKIYELNRKSVIDETLYYLGIESFCISTVQKMDWKVLEKKIKIWLNAVKVAVITLFHGERILCDQVFSLSDKIRESCFTEIAKDSAVTLFTFPEMVAKYKKLSLEKMFRILDMYDSISELWSEIEMLFGFDSTSVVKSQAMTAMTKLRDAARAMLSEFESAVKKDSSKVTSGGGIHPLTRYVMNYLIFLSDYSGPISDIIADWPAVVKSPLPESYLLSPIADEGDGTVSVRLAWLILVLLCKLDGKAGFYGDVPLSYLFLANNLNYVVSKVRESSLKLLLGSDWLPTHEAKVEQYMANYERMGWSKVLTSLPEDSTAEISPAEAIECFCKFNSGFEEAYRKQSSWVIPDPKLRDEVKISLAKKIVSAYRPFYEKHVGSVGGVESIVRFAPDDLQNYLSDLFYGTGFSENGSTTAHGSSSPSTSTWTSPSRGR, from the coding sequence ATGACGGGGTTTTTCTCTTCATCCAAACATTCATCACCTCCACATTCTTCTCATAAATTAAGTGAGACTTTAATGGAGGACACTTTAAAGAACGTTGAACCAATTATTAGAAGATGGGATCTTGATGGGTCCAGTTCTAATCTTTTCcaagatagaagagcagaagttaaGCAGTTTCTTGACGCTGTAATTGACTTACAACATGCCATGCAATTTGTTGTCAAAGAAAGTTCAAGCTCCCAATTGCTTGTTCGACCTCAAAATCTCATGCAAGTCGCCATTAAAAGACTTAAAAAAGAGTTTCACATCATTTTGTCTAGAAATCGATATTTCCTGGAGACGGAAAGTGTGTCAAGAGGATCTACAAGGTCTAGTGGTTCGGATGAAGATCAAGGTTCTGAAGATGATACTGCTGAGATTGAAGCTCGCTTTGCCGAGGTTTCGATTGATGAAGGTGAAAAGGTTTCTGTAGCTACGGATCTGAAAGCTATTGCTGATTGTATGATTGAAGCTGGATATGGAAAAGAATGCGCCAAGATTTACGAACTTAATCGAAAATCCGTCATTGATGAGACATTGTATTACTTGGGTATTGAAAGTTTTTGCATTTCAACAGTTCAGAAAATGGACTGGAAAGTTCTGGAGAAGAAAATCAAGATCTGGTTGAATGCGGTTAAGGTTGCTGTTATTACACTATTTCACGGCGAGAGAATTCTCTGTGATCAAGTATTTTCCTTATCCGACAAAATCAGAGAATCTTGTTTCACTGAGATTGCTAAAGACAGTGCTGTAACACTATTCACTTTCCCTGAAATGGTGGCGAAATACAAGAAACTATCTCTGGAGAAAATGTTCCGTATTCTCGACATGTATGACTCAATTTCTGAACTATGGAGCGAAATCGAAATGTTATTCGGATTCGATTCTACTTCCGTTGTTAAATCTCAGGCGATGACCGCTATGACCAAACTCCGAGATGCTGCTCGAGCTATGCTCTCGGAGTTTGAGTCCGCAGTTAAGAAAGACTCATCAAAAGTAACGAGCGGTGGTGGCATTCATCCTCTAACACGTTACGTGATGAACTACCTTATTTTCCTCAGTGATTACAGTGGACCTATCTCCGACATCATCGCTGATTGGCCGGCGGTGGTAAAGTCACCGTTGCCGGAATCTTACCTATTGAGTCCAATTGCCGATGAAGGCGACGGTACGGTTTCCGTTAGACTAGCATGGCTTATCCTTGTTCTTCTCTGTAAACTTGACGGCAAAGCTGGGTTCTACGGTGACGTGCCGTTATCCTATTTGTTCTTAGCGAACAACTTAAACTACGTCGTTTCGAAGGTTCGGGAATCCAGCTTGAAGCTTCTATTGGGATCCGATTGGCTTCCGACCCACGAAGCTAAGGTAGAACAATACATGGCAAATTACGAGAGAATGGGTTGGAGTAAAGTGTTGACGTCACTGCCGGAGGATTCAACGGCTGAGATTTCACCGGCGGAGGCGATCGAGTGCTTCTGTAAATTCAATTCGGGTTTTGAAGAGGCGTACCGGAAGCAAAGTTCGTGGGTCATACCCGACCCGAAACTCCGTGATGAAGTTAAAATTTCATTAGCGAAGAAGATTGTTTCGGCTTATCGGCCATTTTACGAGAAGCATGTTGGGAGTGTTGGCGGAGTGGAGTCAATTGTCAGATTTGCCCCTGATGATCTGCAAAATTACTTATCCGATTTATTTTATGGCACTGGTTTTTCAGAAAATGGAAGTACGACGGCACACGGGTCATCTTCACCATCAACTTCCACGTGGACATCTCCATCACGTGGacgttaa